The following proteins are encoded in a genomic region of Gimesia algae:
- a CDS encoding DUF1501 domain-containing protein: MNPIQERLSQITRRHFFKTGGLGLGTAALASLESGRLPLQAKTPEMNSIGGMPGLPHFAPKAKQAIYLFMAGSPSQIDTLDYKPKLNELFDKDLPEEVRKGQRLTTMTSGQSRFPLAPSKFKFQKYDNGGDGAWVSELLPHTAGIVKDISIVRSLWTEAINHDPAITYICTGNQLPGRASLGSWLSYGLGSMNENLPSFVVLTSTWSGRQQAQALYNRLWGSGFLASKYAGVSLRSKGDPVLFLSNPPGVPSKLRRRMLDTLAEMNQNEFDQIGDPEIQTRISQYEMAFRMQTSVPELTDISKETKATLDMYGPEVHKPGTFAYHCLLARRMAERGVRFSQIFHRGWDQHANIAGDLPKQCKDIDQPAAALVKDLKQRGMLDDTLVVWGGEFGRTVYCQGKLTRENYGRDHHPRCFSIWMAGGGIKKGVVHGTTDDFSYNITENPVHIHEMNATILKCLGIDHKKLTYKFQGLDQRLTGVEDHSPVQEILA, from the coding sequence ATGAATCCCATTCAGGAACGACTCTCACAAATCACACGCCGTCACTTTTTTAAAACCGGTGGATTAGGTCTGGGAACTGCCGCCCTGGCATCGCTGGAATCAGGACGGTTGCCACTACAGGCGAAAACTCCAGAAATGAACTCGATAGGAGGCATGCCGGGCCTACCCCATTTCGCACCCAAAGCCAAACAGGCCATCTACCTGTTTATGGCGGGTTCCCCTTCACAGATTGATACGCTCGATTACAAACCCAAGCTGAACGAGCTCTTCGATAAAGATCTCCCGGAAGAAGTCCGCAAAGGTCAACGACTGACCACAATGACTTCGGGCCAATCCCGCTTTCCGCTCGCTCCTTCCAAATTCAAATTTCAGAAATACGATAATGGAGGCGACGGTGCCTGGGTCAGCGAATTGCTGCCTCATACGGCTGGTATCGTGAAAGATATCTCCATCGTTCGTTCACTCTGGACGGAAGCCATCAACCACGACCCTGCCATCACCTACATCTGCACCGGTAATCAGCTGCCCGGTCGCGCCAGTCTGGGCTCCTGGCTGAGTTATGGTCTGGGATCAATGAATGAAAACCTGCCTTCCTTCGTCGTGCTGACTTCCACCTGGTCGGGTCGTCAGCAGGCTCAGGCACTTTACAATCGCCTCTGGGGCAGCGGCTTCCTGGCCAGTAAATACGCGGGTGTTTCATTAAGATCCAAAGGCGATCCCGTGCTGTTTCTTTCCAACCCTCCAGGAGTCCCCTCCAAACTGCGGCGGCGCATGCTGGATACCCTGGCAGAGATGAATCAGAATGAATTCGATCAGATCGGCGATCCGGAAATCCAGACTCGAATTTCACAGTACGAAATGGCTTTCCGCATGCAGACCTCCGTGCCCGAACTGACTGACATTTCCAAAGAGACCAAAGCGACACTCGACATGTATGGTCCTGAGGTACACAAGCCGGGTACGTTCGCATATCACTGTCTGCTCGCTCGCCGCATGGCCGAACGGGGCGTGCGTTTTTCACAGATCTTTCATCGAGGCTGGGACCAGCATGCGAACATCGCCGGAGACCTGCCCAAGCAGTGCAAAGATATCGACCAGCCCGCAGCCGCCCTGGTCAAAGACCTGAAACAGCGAGGCATGCTGGACGACACGCTGGTCGTCTGGGGCGGGGAATTCGGTCGTACGGTTTACTGCCAGGGAAAACTGACACGCGAAAATTATGGACGTGACCATCACCCGCGCTGTTTCAGTATCTGGATGGCGGGCGGCGGAATTAAAAAGGGTGTGGTGCATGGCACAACCGATGATTTCAGCTACAACATCACGGAAAACCCGGTGCACATTCATGAGATGAACGCAACAATTCTCAAGTGCCTGGGCATTGATCACAAAAAACTCACCTACAAATTTCAGGGACTCGACCAGAGACTGACGGGGGTAGAAGATCACAGCCCCGTGCAGGAAATCCTGGCCTGA
- a CDS encoding sialate O-acetylesterase → MKIKWLLNLCLYLGMFAVFSPLMAADRTAELPEKEKFHIYLLIGQSNMAGRGKVDPATNKAHARVLKLDKAGNWVPATDPLHFDKPKIAGVGPGSGFGPVIAEASFGVTIGLIPAAVGGTPLSRWVKGGDLYERAVKLAKENQKKGVIKGAIWHQGEGDSSKPALYNSYQKRLSAMIADLRTDLGEPDMPFVMGELGEFFTRPGASTVNQALHGIAKEVPATAVASSKGLPAKSDQVHFNAEAEREFGKRYAAQMLKLQKQAAEK, encoded by the coding sequence ATGAAAATTAAATGGTTGTTGAATCTGTGCCTGTATCTGGGGATGTTTGCTGTTTTCTCGCCGCTGATGGCTGCCGACAGAACGGCTGAGTTACCCGAGAAAGAAAAGTTTCATATTTATCTATTGATTGGGCAGTCCAATATGGCAGGACGGGGCAAAGTTGATCCTGCCACTAACAAGGCACATGCCCGTGTGTTGAAGCTCGACAAAGCTGGTAACTGGGTTCCTGCGACGGACCCGCTGCATTTCGATAAACCGAAAATTGCCGGAGTCGGACCTGGTTCAGGATTTGGTCCTGTGATCGCGGAAGCCTCTTTTGGTGTGACGATCGGTTTGATTCCTGCTGCCGTGGGAGGGACGCCGCTCAGTCGCTGGGTCAAAGGGGGTGATCTGTATGAACGAGCGGTCAAGCTGGCCAAAGAGAATCAGAAAAAAGGTGTGATTAAGGGAGCGATCTGGCATCAGGGAGAAGGTGATTCTTCAAAGCCGGCATTGTATAACAGCTATCAGAAACGATTGTCCGCAATGATCGCAGATCTGCGTACCGATCTGGGTGAGCCTGACATGCCTTTCGTGATGGGAGAGCTGGGAGAATTCTTCACGCGACCGGGAGCGTCGACTGTTAATCAGGCATTGCACGGGATTGCAAAAGAAGTCCCTGCGACAGCTGTGGCTTCTTCCAAAGGATTACCTGCGAAAAGTGACCAGGTGCACTTCAATGCAGAAGCAGAGCGGGAGTTCGGAAAACGTTATGCGGCTCAGATGCTGAAGCTGCAGAAGCAGGCGGCGGAGAAATAA
- a CDS encoding alpha/beta hydrolase, protein MNFLTQKAIILLLLATVFSLSPIKSLTAADKKPAAKKNTWKPLPGAEYKVYKKTDQGDLHLNIYKPADWKASDSRPAIVFFFGGGWRSGNPSQFEPHCKHLASKGMVACTAEYRIKSKHDTTPFECVADGKSAVRWIREHATELGVDPQRVAAGGGSAGGHVAASTGTVIEFEEPDENKSISSVPNAMALFNPVVDTTETGWKGGPAQLGKRCKEISPFHFIKKGTPPTIIFHGTADTTVLFENAERFTEQMKQNGNRCELIAYEGEGHGFFNLRKNTEDNYHSTIKKLDQFLTSLGYLGPRQ, encoded by the coding sequence ATGAACTTCCTCACTCAAAAAGCAATCATTCTGCTTCTATTGGCAACGGTATTCAGCCTGTCACCCATCAAATCATTAACAGCGGCGGATAAAAAACCGGCAGCAAAAAAGAATACCTGGAAACCATTACCGGGTGCAGAATACAAAGTCTATAAAAAAACCGATCAGGGCGACCTGCATCTGAATATCTATAAACCCGCAGACTGGAAAGCCAGCGACTCCCGCCCTGCAATCGTCTTCTTTTTTGGCGGCGGCTGGAGGAGCGGCAATCCCAGCCAGTTTGAACCGCACTGCAAACATCTGGCATCCAAAGGCATGGTCGCCTGCACCGCCGAATATCGCATTAAATCCAAACACGATACAACGCCCTTCGAATGTGTTGCTGATGGAAAATCAGCAGTTCGCTGGATTCGCGAACATGCCACAGAACTGGGGGTCGATCCTCAACGTGTCGCAGCCGGCGGCGGTTCTGCCGGCGGACATGTTGCCGCCAGTACGGGAACTGTGATCGAATTTGAAGAACCTGATGAAAACAAAAGCATCTCCTCCGTCCCGAATGCTATGGCACTATTCAATCCGGTCGTCGATACTACCGAAACCGGTTGGAAAGGTGGCCCCGCTCAACTCGGGAAACGCTGCAAGGAAATATCTCCGTTTCATTTCATAAAAAAAGGCACCCCTCCTACCATCATTTTTCACGGGACAGCGGACACAACCGTCCTGTTCGAAAATGCAGAACGATTTACCGAACAGATGAAGCAAAATGGCAACCGCTGTGAACTGATCGCCTACGAGGGTGAAGGTCACGGCTTCTTTAATCTCCGCAAAAACACCGAAGACAACTATCATTCTACTATCAAAAAACTGGATCAGTTCCTGACTTCTCTGGGGTACCTTGGCCCGAGACAATAA
- a CDS encoding PVC-type heme-binding CxxCH protein — MTGFTNRKMLFACISGLMFVLATSLLQAEEIKTPRSLDDRVKIELFASEPDIVTVTGLTVDQHNRVFVVESHTHFRPENYQGPKTDRIRLLQDTTGDGHANHIQTFYEGSTETMNVAAHPDGWIYVATRSSIFRLRDQDADSKADVRQNLVQLETTATYPHNGFSGFAFDFFNNIYFSMGENEGADAELVGDFGNVYFTLGQNYGDDATLIGKGNVRISALRGEGGIFRCRLDGSKLERIATGFWNPFHLCFDVNGRMFVGDNDPGNRPPCRLLTIVPGGDYGYRRRTLEPFIAVNAETPGTLPMTSSTGESPTGLIIYESDQLPADYRGDLLVASWGEHRIDRYHLTPEGASFQTTTQPMIAGEEHFRPAGIAAGPDGSLYIGDWADRSYPLHGKGRVWRISAVKPIEKQRTNTITSSDWQTRDAAARQLLREGEAGITALKTALKNEDPRVRAVALNGLVSVDKVTPDLAVSILQDKQPGLREQAVTILPEKLIGFQKVAQKDPSPAVQAAALRRISEKSALPLIFERLSSPDKFMQQAARQGLSNTLSNAELADNFSHADPAVRLGIILLLKESRRKPSTSVLKQALNDENPQVRFAAVEWIGRDELHEFRETLIADLASKATTPELLKAYLASIAQLDGVMKDWTRGTTGDWWVSKSQARQQAAQLLELPETSPAVLQQLLLFLPTNDPALSETKLAQFLKSDDPGLRTEAVRTLRELKSTSAREKLVQIANNESTDANLRAEAIIGLDSSISKNIQPLLKFAQDLNPIVSKEALRTLSGATLTEPQRITLQQIAAADTDKAAAVQRILTRQLNEKRPAKDQLTTWLQTLAGPADSRAGQRLFFHPKGPGCFRCHQIDGRGQQIGPGLIRTNGRIALNRERLVEAIINPSKDIDPGFLPLTIVTIDGKTASGIYHKHNNKERSIYDSKGNVISFKISDIEEMIPSKTSIMPNGLADQMTIQEFRDLIAYLLPEETSNRSSD; from the coding sequence ATGACCGGCTTCACGAATCGGAAAATGCTTTTCGCCTGTATTAGCGGCTTGATGTTCGTTCTGGCTACGTCGCTCTTGCAGGCAGAGGAAATCAAAACTCCCCGTTCACTTGATGATCGTGTAAAAATCGAACTGTTCGCATCCGAACCGGACATTGTCACCGTCACCGGTCTGACTGTAGATCAACATAACCGAGTCTTTGTCGTTGAGAGCCACACCCACTTTCGGCCCGAGAATTATCAGGGCCCTAAAACCGATCGTATTCGTCTGCTGCAGGATACCACTGGCGATGGACACGCCAATCACATTCAAACCTTCTATGAAGGCTCAACCGAAACGATGAACGTCGCCGCGCATCCGGATGGCTGGATCTACGTCGCCACCCGCAGCTCAATCTTTCGCCTGCGCGATCAAGACGCTGATAGCAAAGCCGACGTAAGACAAAATTTGGTGCAACTCGAGACGACAGCCACCTATCCTCACAATGGCTTTTCTGGTTTTGCCTTCGACTTCTTTAACAATATCTATTTCAGCATGGGAGAGAACGAAGGTGCTGACGCGGAACTTGTCGGCGATTTTGGAAACGTCTATTTCACGCTCGGTCAGAATTACGGAGACGATGCCACACTCATCGGCAAAGGAAATGTCCGTATTTCCGCGCTCCGCGGCGAAGGAGGCATCTTCCGCTGTCGTCTGGATGGCAGCAAACTCGAACGCATCGCCACCGGCTTCTGGAACCCCTTTCATCTCTGTTTTGATGTCAACGGTCGCATGTTTGTCGGCGATAATGATCCCGGTAATCGGCCTCCCTGTAGATTACTGACGATCGTGCCAGGTGGCGACTATGGCTATCGACGCCGGACACTCGAACCCTTTATCGCCGTTAACGCAGAGACTCCCGGCACACTGCCCATGACATCATCCACCGGTGAATCGCCGACTGGTTTGATCATTTACGAATCCGATCAGCTGCCCGCGGACTATCGCGGCGATCTACTGGTCGCCAGCTGGGGGGAACACCGTATTGACCGCTACCACCTCACTCCGGAAGGAGCATCCTTTCAAACAACGACTCAGCCGATGATCGCAGGCGAAGAACATTTCAGGCCGGCCGGGATCGCCGCAGGCCCAGATGGCAGTCTCTACATCGGCGACTGGGCTGACCGTTCTTACCCGCTGCACGGCAAAGGTCGCGTCTGGCGCATCTCTGCAGTCAAACCGATAGAAAAACAGAGAACGAACACAATCACTTCTTCGGACTGGCAGACACGCGATGCCGCTGCACGACAGCTACTCAGAGAGGGAGAAGCCGGCATCACGGCATTGAAGACTGCTCTCAAAAATGAAGATCCCCGCGTCCGCGCCGTCGCGTTGAATGGCCTGGTCAGTGTTGACAAAGTCACTCCCGATCTGGCTGTATCTATCCTGCAAGACAAACAGCCCGGACTTCGGGAACAGGCTGTGACGATCCTGCCTGAAAAGTTGATCGGTTTTCAAAAAGTCGCTCAGAAAGACCCTTCGCCTGCAGTTCAGGCGGCTGCGTTAAGACGTATCTCAGAAAAGTCGGCTTTACCACTGATTTTTGAACGGCTCTCATCTCCCGACAAATTTATGCAGCAGGCCGCACGACAGGGGCTCAGCAATACATTATCCAATGCAGAGCTTGCTGACAACTTTTCACATGCAGATCCCGCCGTCCGTCTGGGTATCATCCTGCTGCTCAAAGAAAGCCGCAGAAAGCCTTCTACCTCTGTATTAAAACAGGCTCTGAATGATGAGAATCCACAGGTCCGCTTTGCAGCCGTCGAATGGATCGGCCGTGATGAACTGCACGAATTCCGCGAGACACTGATCGCAGACCTCGCCAGCAAAGCCACCACACCAGAACTGCTCAAAGCCTATCTCGCATCCATCGCACAACTGGATGGCGTGATGAAAGACTGGACGCGAGGCACAACCGGCGACTGGTGGGTCAGCAAATCCCAGGCACGCCAGCAGGCAGCACAACTGCTCGAGCTACCCGAGACATCCCCAGCGGTATTGCAACAGCTCCTGCTCTTTCTGCCCACAAATGATCCCGCGTTAAGTGAAACGAAACTCGCTCAATTCCTGAAATCAGATGATCCCGGCCTGCGAACCGAAGCCGTCCGCACTCTGCGCGAACTCAAATCTACTTCTGCCCGGGAAAAACTGGTGCAAATCGCAAACAATGAATCTACGGACGCCAATCTGCGTGCAGAAGCCATCATTGGCCTCGACTCTTCCATTTCAAAAAACATCCAGCCTCTGCTGAAATTTGCCCAGGATCTAAACCCAATCGTCAGTAAAGAGGCTCTGCGCACTCTGTCCGGCGCAACCTTGACCGAACCACAACGTATCACACTTCAACAGATCGCAGCAGCAGATACTGACAAAGCTGCTGCGGTCCAACGGATCTTAACGCGACAGTTGAATGAGAAACGACCCGCCAAAGATCAGCTTACAACTTGGTTGCAGACACTCGCAGGTCCTGCTGACTCACGGGCTGGCCAGCGACTTTTCTTTCATCCGAAAGGTCCCGGCTGTTTTCGCTGCCATCAGATCGATGGTCGTGGTCAACAGATCGGCCCGGGACTCATTCGTACGAATGGCAGAATCGCTCTCAATCGAGAGCGACTGGTGGAAGCGATTATCAACCCCAGCAAAGACATCGACCCCGGATTTCTGCCCTTAACGATTGTTACAATCGATGGAAAAACCGCATCTGGCATCTACCATAAACACAACAATAAAGAACGCTCAATCTATGATTCAAAGGGCAATGTGATCTCATTCAAAATCAGTGACATTGAAGAGATGATTCCTTCTAAAACTTCAATTATGCCCAACGGCCTGGCAGACCAGATGACCATCCAGGAATTCCGGGACCTGATTGCCTATCTGCTGCCGGAAGAAACTTCGAATCGTTCGTCAGACTGA
- a CDS encoding SDR family NAD(P)-dependent oxidoreductase — protein sequence MSVSSFCNLTGKKVLVTGSSSGIGKAIAIELAKAGADVLIHYRKSEEAAEAVASMIQKLGRKSETLSADLACLENYETFIDQAFQTWGQLDIWVNNAGVDLLTGSDAKLDYGQKLEKLLDVDVRGTVLLSREVGLRMQQQGSGCILNIGWDQSDRGMEGASGELFSTSKNAIMGFSRSLAVSLAPQVRVNCIAPGWILTAWGEDASDVWQERVKRETPMQCWGTPEDIAKMARFLCSDDAAYITGQVINVNGGAVR from the coding sequence GTGTCTGTATCTTCGTTCTGTAATCTCACCGGCAAGAAAGTTCTGGTCACAGGTTCTTCAAGTGGGATCGGAAAAGCGATCGCGATCGAGCTGGCGAAAGCGGGCGCCGATGTGCTGATTCATTATCGAAAATCGGAAGAGGCGGCTGAAGCGGTTGCCAGCATGATACAGAAACTGGGTCGAAAATCGGAAACACTGTCTGCAGATCTTGCCTGTCTGGAAAACTATGAAACTTTTATTGATCAGGCTTTTCAGACTTGGGGCCAGCTGGACATTTGGGTAAATAATGCAGGCGTCGATTTATTAACCGGCAGCGACGCGAAGCTGGACTATGGTCAGAAACTGGAAAAACTGCTCGACGTTGATGTGCGTGGAACCGTGTTATTGTCCCGCGAAGTGGGGCTGCGGATGCAGCAGCAAGGTAGTGGGTGTATTCTGAATATTGGCTGGGATCAGTCAGACCGCGGCATGGAAGGCGCCAGTGGAGAATTGTTTTCAACCAGCAAGAATGCCATTATGGGTTTCAGTCGCTCTCTGGCAGTCTCACTGGCTCCTCAGGTACGTGTGAACTGTATTGCACCCGGTTGGATTCTGACGGCCTGGGGTGAAGACGCCAGTGACGTCTGGCAGGAACGGGTTAAGCGGGAAACTCCCATGCAGTGCTGGGGGACGCCGGAAGATATCGCGAAGATGGCCCGTTTTCTCTGCAGTGATGATGCAGCTTATATTACCGGCCAGGTGATCAACGTCAACGGGGGAGCCGTGCGTTAA
- a CDS encoding ArsR/SmtB family transcription factor: MATNLVDPPKEGTTQRFPTLPDHLEKNLVKVFKLLSDETRLRIMLYLAQEEELFVTALCERLNQSQPAVSHHLALLRDAGLIEARRDGKHNYYSICREHFHSIMGELFNSFNDPDENIIRIDHFTLTQNLG; the protein is encoded by the coding sequence ATGGCCACAAACCTTGTGGATCCGCCCAAAGAAGGAACGACACAGCGATTTCCCACTCTGCCAGATCATCTTGAAAAGAATCTGGTCAAGGTCTTTAAGTTGCTGTCTGACGAGACACGACTGCGAATTATGCTTTACCTGGCTCAGGAAGAAGAATTATTCGTAACGGCACTATGTGAACGGCTCAATCAGAGTCAACCTGCTGTCAGCCACCACCTTGCACTATTGCGGGATGCGGGACTGATCGAAGCACGAAGAGATGGAAAACACAATTATTATTCCATCTGCCGTGAACACTTCCATTCCATTATGGGAGAACTATTCAACAGCTTTAACGATCCCGATGAAAATATCATTCGAATCGACCATTTCACCCTGACACAAAATCTGGGCTGA
- the carA gene encoding glutamine-hydrolyzing carbamoyl-phosphate synthase small subunit, which yields MQKTAKLALEDGSVFTGTAFGADGEVHGEVVFNTSMTGYQEILTDPSYCGQIVTMTYPQIGNYGIVPEDVESGGIALQGFIVRELCEIPSNYRSTQTLDEYLKAAGVIGLQGIDTRALVRKIRTSGAMTGVLSTTDLDDESLVSKAQSSPQLVGQDLVSKVIPEAASEWTEALHPLAYSSSTHSFSGKNIATLSEDDLAAESAYHIVAIDYGMKWNIPRHLKQLGCKVTVLPGNCTAAEVLELNPDGVFLSNGPGDPEPLTYAIETIRELLGQVPIFGICLGHQLLGLACGCKTFKLKFGHRGANQPVINHATGQVEITSQNHGFAIDPETKPDDVEITHINMNDNTVAGLRHKTHPAFSVQYHPEASAGPHDSHYLFQQFFESISQARVSS from the coding sequence ATGCAGAAAACAGCGAAATTAGCCCTTGAAGATGGCAGTGTGTTCACAGGGACGGCCTTTGGTGCGGACGGAGAAGTCCACGGTGAAGTTGTGTTTAATACAAGCATGACCGGCTACCAGGAAATCCTGACCGACCCCTCCTATTGCGGCCAGATCGTCACCATGACCTATCCGCAGATCGGCAATTACGGGATCGTCCCTGAAGACGTCGAATCCGGGGGCATCGCCTTACAGGGATTTATCGTTCGCGAACTCTGTGAAATCCCCAGTAATTACCGTTCAACACAGACTCTGGACGAATACCTCAAAGCGGCTGGCGTCATCGGACTGCAAGGCATCGATACCCGGGCCCTGGTTCGAAAAATTCGCACCAGCGGAGCGATGACAGGTGTACTTTCCACAACGGATCTCGACGATGAATCACTCGTCAGCAAAGCACAAAGCAGCCCACAGTTGGTCGGGCAGGACCTGGTCAGCAAAGTCATTCCCGAAGCAGCTTCCGAATGGACAGAAGCCCTGCACCCACTGGCCTACAGCAGTTCTACTCACTCCTTCTCGGGTAAAAATATCGCGACGCTATCCGAAGACGATCTGGCTGCCGAAAGTGCCTATCACATCGTCGCCATTGATTATGGCATGAAGTGGAATATTCCACGGCATTTAAAGCAGCTGGGATGTAAAGTCACCGTGCTCCCTGGTAACTGCACCGCAGCAGAAGTGCTGGAACTCAATCCCGACGGCGTCTTTCTTTCGAATGGCCCGGGAGATCCGGAACCGCTGACTTATGCGATTGAAACCATCCGCGAACTGCTCGGTCAGGTCCCGATCTTCGGTATCTGCCTCGGTCATCAACTGCTGGGCCTGGCTTGTGGATGTAAAACCTTTAAACTGAAATTCGGTCACCGTGGTGCTAACCAGCCGGTAATCAACCACGCCACCGGACAGGTCGAAATCACCTCGCAGAATCACGGCTTTGCCATCGATCCTGAAACAAAACCCGACGATGTGGAAATCACTCATATCAATATGAATGACAACACCGTCGCCGGACTGCGACATAAAACACACCCGGCTTTCAGCGTGCAATACCATCCCGAAGCCTCCGCCGGTCCGCACGATAGCCATTATCTGTTCCAGCAGTTTTTCGAAAGCATCAGTCAGGCACGCGTTTCTTCCTGA
- the ndk gene encoding nucleoside-diphosphate kinase has product MALERTLILIKPDAVQRRLAGTLLSRFENKGLKILGLKLLQVTKELAAEHYEEHVEKPFYPLLEEFITAGPVVAIVAEGPEAISVVRSMMGSTNGRESAPGTIRGDYGISRQMNLVHGSDGPDAATREIKIYFKPEELIEYGTALGDWVCADDEK; this is encoded by the coding sequence ATGGCCCTCGAACGAACTCTGATTCTGATTAAACCCGATGCGGTCCAGCGTCGCCTGGCAGGCACACTTCTGTCCCGCTTTGAAAATAAAGGACTGAAGATTCTTGGTTTGAAACTCCTGCAGGTCACCAAAGAATTAGCAGCCGAACATTACGAAGAACATGTGGAAAAACCATTCTACCCGCTGCTGGAAGAATTCATTACCGCCGGCCCGGTCGTCGCGATTGTCGCAGAAGGCCCGGAAGCCATCTCCGTCGTCCGCTCCATGATGGGATCCACCAATGGTCGTGAATCCGCCCCCGGAACCATTCGCGGCGATTATGGCATCAGCCGCCAGATGAATCTGGTACATGGCAGCGACGGTCCCGATGCCGCGACCCGCGAAATCAAAATCTACTTCAAGCCTGAAGAGTTGATCGAATACGGCACCGCTCTGGGTGACTGGGTCTGTGCAGACGACGAGAAATAA
- the sucD gene encoding succinate--CoA ligase subunit alpha, which produces MSILVTEKTRVICQGITGKSGLFHSQQCREYGTPLVGGVTPGKGGTEVDGFPVFNTVEEAVEKTGANTSLVFVPPPFCGEAIMEAADAGMELIIAITEGVPVFDMVRVMDYLKDRKSRLIGPNCPGVITPGIAKIGIMPGYIHTPGSVGLISKSGTLTYEAAWQLGNIGLGQSTAVGIGGDPIIGTTFIDLLELFENDPATESIMLIGEIGGTAEIEAAEYIKEHVTKPVAGFIAGKTAPPGKRMGHAGAIISGGSGTADEKISALEAAGVVVAESPADMGTAMKRAIEAAK; this is translated from the coding sequence ATGAGTATTTTAGTTACTGAAAAGACACGCGTCATTTGCCAGGGGATCACTGGTAAGTCGGGCCTGTTTCACAGCCAGCAATGCCGCGAATATGGGACTCCTCTGGTGGGCGGAGTGACTCCTGGAAAAGGGGGAACCGAGGTTGATGGTTTTCCCGTTTTCAATACGGTGGAAGAAGCTGTTGAGAAGACCGGTGCCAACACCAGTCTGGTCTTCGTACCACCACCATTCTGTGGTGAAGCGATCATGGAAGCCGCGGATGCCGGCATGGAACTGATCATCGCGATCACCGAAGGCGTCCCCGTCTTCGACATGGTACGGGTGATGGATTATCTGAAAGACAGAAAAAGCCGCCTGATCGGCCCGAACTGCCCTGGTGTGATTACCCCCGGGATTGCCAAGATCGGGATTATGCCCGGTTACATTCATACGCCTGGCAGCGTAGGACTGATCAGTAAGAGTGGGACACTGACCTACGAAGCGGCCTGGCAGCTGGGTAACATTGGTCTGGGACAGAGCACGGCAGTTGGCATTGGTGGTGACCCGATTATCGGGACGACCTTCATTGATTTGCTGGAGCTGTTCGAGAACGATCCCGCGACGGAATCGATCATGTTGATTGGTGAAATTGGTGGAACGGCGGAAATCGAAGCCGCCGAATACATCAAAGAACATGTTACTAAACCTGTAGCTGGTTTCATTGCCGGTAAGACAGCCCCTCCCGGAAAACGGATGGGTCACGCAGGCGCGATCATCAGTGGTGGAAGCGGGACCGCAGATGAAAAGATTTCCGCTCTGGAAGCAGCCGGCGTTGTCGTGGCCGAAAGTCCCGCCGACATGGGCACTGCCATGAAGCGGGCGATTGAAGCTGCAAAATAA